TTCCTCCCAAATCTGAAACTATCCCTAACCCTAATGCTGCTTCTCCATTCCCCAGTCGTGTTCCCCCATTTCCGGACCTGCCTTGATATTCCCCATCGTAATCCCGACCCCACAAGTCACAACGCCTGAGTGCCATTTGTTCTTTGTCTTGCTCTGTTTCTTCAATCTCTGAACACGCCCTAAAACCTTCACTGGAAACCTTACAAATTCGTGCTTGAATGCATAGGCGCATGGTCAACTCAAAATTATCGAGAATATATGTAGGTAATTCAGAATCAAAATCGAGGTGAGTTCTCTTGAATCCTCTTACCTATTAGTTAATCATACTTCTTTAAATATTGATGGGTATGGTTAGTGTTTTCTTTATCGTAGTTGGTTTTGGATAATGGAAACTACTATTGAAAGTTTTTCCCCTACTGCTGTTGGAGTGTGGATAGCTCGCCATTAATATGTTGACAATGAATATGTACTTGATTTTGTTGTTGAAAGGAAGAATGTTGATGATTTACGTTGTTCATTCAGGGATAATCGATATAGGGACCAAAAACTGAGGCTTTTGGTATTTCAAATAACTCAATGCCTTGTATTTCGTTCTTGAAGTTTCCCTGCAGCTGTTATTTCTGGTGTTAAAATTTgctacacacacatacataaatGGATGGTTGCTTTGAGAGTAAAAAACTCTTGCTCTTGTGGTCTGTTGAGCATGCTTAAAGCTAGAGCATTTGAAGTTCTTTCCTAGTAATTTTAGTTTTAGGATTTCACTTTGCTTGTGCAAGAATTTGTTACTCTATCTCAGGCATGTGAATAAATGCCATGtaacttaattaattttcatttgttATCTGAAgtaatcattattatttttgttttgattagcTATTCTGCTTGCTCGTGCTTGTGTGGATCCAAGCCagtttaatgatattttttttccttatcttgTTAGTGTGCTTTTAATTCTTTAAAGTCTAAGAACAAGTTTCACCTTTGGGGAAGCCATTGCAGGCATGGAGATTCTTTGTTGTTTGCTTTGGCTCGTGCATAGGTaccataaaattcattttcacttgtacttatcaaaaaataaatattcattttgatttgTAAAGTTGTAATTAACTCGAGAAAGTTTTTAAAACCGGTTTCATGTTCTCAATATACAATGGCTAGTGAAATGGCTTTCAAATACAAGTATGGAAGTAGTTATGATTGATGACCAAGTCCTGCTGGATAGTCACCGTCGTTGTTGCTTCGAGTGTAAGGTACCTAAGTGGTATAGGATTGATGTTGCCCATTGAAGCAGTTTGCAATGGGTTAAATACTCTAATGCTGTGTGATCAACCACATTGTCATACTGGAGGGATAGTTTAATAGATAGGTATTCGATCAGCCATGCTGTCATGGAATCACGTGTTGGGTGGTTTAGCTAAAACTTGTCCTTGAGTTAAGCCTAAGTTGTATGCAAatgttacttaaaaaaaaaaaaaaattgtatgcaaatattacttctaaaaaaaaagaaaaaagttgtaTGCAAATGTTGAGACTTGAGATAACTTATAAAATGAGGAAGTGCAAAGATAGTTCATATATTGTATTCATCCAAAGTTGGGGGCATTAAGAAGTTGGTGAAGATTTTCCATCTTTGAGTGAGAAGTATGGTAACTATTCTAGAAAGAACTTCAGACTCCTGTTATGATGCAAACTAGTAAATTCTTTCTTCAAAatatgttctctctctctctctctctctctctctctctctctctctctctctcttgagcTACAGTTCATTGGCTAGCTCGATTGACttgctctattttcttttttactcacTTTTAAGTTGGTGCGTGTCTTTAAGCTCATTCACCTTTGTAAAAATATTGCAATTCTACTTCTTTTGACATGCTAACACAATGATAATATGATTTGAATCTCCTAACTCTTCTATGctctcaaaatatatttttatgagttgccTTTCTTTTCCATAGCAGGTTATGTATGTCTTTGTAATGCGTCCTGAGAGCTTGTCGAAAGCATATCAAGACTTCATCCAAAAGATCGATCCTGTTGTGCAGCCTGTATACAAGGCATTGATTTTTGGAATTCTATGAAAGTAGTTCtgatttttaacattttttttttccttggctTGACGCTTTTCACCATGATGTGCTTCTTGGGCCAAAATTCTTAAGGCACATTTATTTCTTCAAGATCTTTGTGGTTTAAACTATATCAGATTGAAGGATGCAATCTTGTCGTGACCTAGCCtgttcaatatttaaaaaaacaaaatttaaaaggaGGTTGATCATTTTTTATGTGTAATATTAATAGGGATTACCATATTGTAACTATTTTAGATGGGCAGATAGTAATGAAGACAGAGAGAACAAACTtgtaaagagagaaaatgaattgttgagaaaggAAGAAGAGCTCCACAAGATAGAGGGTGAGATCGAGAAGAGGGAGATGGTGCTTCACAAGATAAATGATGAGATGGAGAACAGGAAGTTGGCTATCCACGATGATCAAGTTGATCTTCGAATGAAACAAGCAGAAGTGCAGCATTCACGCACACTACTTCATGTTTATTGGGGATTTGTCATagttatttcatgttatttaataGGATCCACGTGAATTCCCAATGTTGGTTTGCTTTTGTAAATAAAACTCTACCAATCTGACAAGTTATGTAATGGATGGGTTAGGTTATCTAAAGAAATTGTTAGGTTATGTAAGTTGTGTTGTATGCTGGTGGAAATCTATTAGAAATCTATTGTACAAATAAGTACAATGATCATGACCAATTGTTATGTTATCCTTATCTCTTTAGCAAATTATTGGCACTGATTAAGAACACTTGTTGTATGTTAATGGAACTCTATTTTTTGTACTAGATAGTCCAAGTAATGATATTTACTACAAAAATATTGTTGGGAAGTCATACTGTACATAATTTCAAGTTGCTTGTGCATCTTCTAGTTAGTGTTTGAATGATCTTGCACTGAGCGAATTCAAGAAAGTAACTACTTCAACCAACTAactacagttggatgaatgcaGGATGAGCACTTGTTTGTGCTCTGTCATAGTACCTTGTTTGATAGTCCAGGGTGTAGGAGCTACTGATTCCAGTTTATAGAAGGGCAGTGCTCTATTGATGCCACACATATTCTAACatccccaccccaccccaccaaaaaaataaaaaataaataaaaaaggaaaaaaaatttgaagatcACTATCTTGTTTGCTTAAGGATATGAAAGTTGTTTGgacaattaaatttgaaactacccagtttggaaaaataaataaataaataaaaaacaaaaaaagaaagaacaagaaaaaaagaactcgGAAACTTTTACCCACAAAACGCAGATTGGCCATGACAGATAATAGAGGAAACTGGAATATGTTATTCATAAGGAGATCAAGAAGCTAAGTTCAACAGGGGGATTGTTATTCACGTGAGGCCAAAACTTTAACACTCTTTACCAGCAAGAAAATGTTCAACAAGGAACAACAACAATATCTACATATTACAACATAGTACAACAGTGGCTAGCTACATATTACAACAACAGTAGTTTGAGAGTACAaggaacaacaacaacaatagactcttgattttaatacaaggaGTTTGAATCTTCAGCTTCTTACAATAAGCTCTCCGCTCGTGTTCCATATGCCTTAACTTGCACTTGTGagcaaaataaaacaattaccTAATTTGACTGAACACAAATGGACGTTACTCATCAAAACGATTGCAGGAATACAAGAAATTTCACAAGAGTCACCAAGTAACGAGAGAGCTAAATATGAACAACAGCAAGAACacctaaaatcaaaagaaaccaCCAAACGCTTAACCCATCCCTCCATCCAGAAAACTTCAACAATAGAGAAAAGATGGAGATTGTAGATACTAGTGATTAGAAATAGGTGGAGGGGAGCTGTTCATGGGTGTTTCGGCTGATGAAAATTATTTGGTACACGAAAATTATTTTGCTCTAATGCAGTGGGGGAAATGTGCTTACCTACCAGAAACTGCAGGATTCGACACTCCAGAAGTGGGGTCGAAGCTTATGGCCAATCTGAAGACAGTGTTGGGATTGCTTGGTGGAGGAGAAACAGAGGGATGTCTTATTGCAGGCGAAAGAACGAGTGGGAGAGGAATGCAAAAACGGGGATCTGAGTGGGAGATGAATGCGAAAATGGGACTTGGTCATTCCtcttgtttttcaaaaaaaaaaaatataaaacaattgcTAACGTGGCACCACGTCAGCAAGTCTGTCTGCAAATTCGTCCACAAGTCGCTTGTACCTAGAAGTACTCATCTTTAATATTGTAAAGAAGTATGGAGGAAAGGTTAAGGAAGATATCATCCTGGTAGGCAATCTTGAACTCCCAACTTACTACTTTGAGATAACAAAAAGTATAAGTTTTATGCTAGCTAATTGCATCCTCTGCTAATTAAACTCAGTTTCAGGACTAATCATTTTGCATGCAGACTTTGACAAATGCTTGGAAGGATCGTGTGCAACGCCAGGTGAGACTAAAGTTGTGGTACTAGCTGGGACATAAAGGTTGGGCCCAATACAGTTAAATGGTCCATGCAAAGGTCCCATTGAGCTTAAGGCCGTTAGAGGCACCTTACAGGCCGGCTCCAAGAGACCTTAGTTTCTTCAAGTGGGGCAGTTGGGTTTGCTTTGAACGTGTAACCAATTAACTTTGTCAGGCAATGGAAGTTTTGATGGCCAAGGAGAATCTGTTAGGGATAAATATAgcggtgtgattgagctgaaatattgcacatttttactatttaaaaccaatgtattttaaattcatcatgacattattattgattttaaatagaaaaatggttaaaatgaataaatcaaagttgtgattttaattgattaaaagcatgaatttctgcttgaattctaccaactattgattactgtgcattctgatctgttcctctagaattgagaaacaaaataaactaggtcgatattggaatggcttcacatgtcttcattttcgttatcacagttcattggacacatatttttgctctttgtgcatgagttatgagttcacatactttaaatatatgtatattttgtttatcttgcatatttggttatgtctttctcttctattgattctctacttttcatttccatttgttcatgcaatgcctattccaggcctttgttctacaacaaaaaggtgatttaatgaagatatcatggatccaagcatatatggtgatgaatataggcttagagcttcaagagaccaagtttaatcaaatccaacaagaagtttttgtgtccaccgaaactatatgaagaagaaggctgctactctccaccaaattaaacattaaaaaagttataaaaggccgcttcctttccattgaattagacaatcgaaatgaaggaagaaagaaaagaaaacatgtgacaaattgaagagaagCCGGCTTTGTTGAAGGGTgaagaacatgtgatgaatttcgactgaaattgattggaagaatgagtttgcaacttggggcagctatttatatatatatatatatatatattgctggatgaagaaaagaaaggagagatgccttgcttgactcttgaagagaagtcggctgcttgagtttgcaatcaaaggaagaagcCGTGCTTGAGTTTGCAATCAAAGGAAGGAGCCGTGTAAATCAATGGAGACATGTGTtggaatgaattgtgagggaatttggaccggtcaaagcagtaggtgaatgaaggaacatgtgctgaaattgaaataacaaattgaagaaacaaattgaagagttaggcaagagttaggcaagaagttaggcatgttggacttggttgtttggtttgaattactaaaccaattgaataaaataattgaagaggaaaaTAATGGAAGACACagcaattgaagaggaatgcaatgcaagacacaaaataaagaaagaggaatgcaaggccgaaattgagtgtgaaagcaagattgaagacttggttgttgggtgtgaatgcaaaaccaattgaatgagagatgaagtagccaagatgtttggctataaaatgagGTGCACACCGAAGCTTTAAAGTAGAACAATTGAGAACAATTGAGGacaattgaggacaactcaatcttagaaaaacacaactcaacacacaattttctgctatgtatttgaaagaattagctcctttttgttttaagaaattttgtttctccttttagtttcaaagctttgttgttttagtattttttttagtgtattaatatttgttctagaattgtatttcattaagtgtaataccttaatttccattaagttactagtttgtttcattactagtttgtttcatacaataaaagaaattgttttagaagtttttaatcaagtgtgctattttgtttcataaagaattgttttagaagttctaaattaattgtgttaccttaatttattgcaagaaagatttgattttaagcttttgtttttgtttttgatttttctgaatatcatacgtgaagagcagaggaattgttctagagtttttatacgtaagaaattgttccttttcgtttcaaatttcaattgaatcgtgaaaggacgttttcgtttagacttttcgttccctattttatttaacttcaagtttaaagtttatagaatacttttgagtttctgtttacttatttcatgttaattatttgtcttacttctttaagttttcatttaataatgattacaactgttatgtgttattttaagaattcgtgatttaattacaaaaatgaattctagaatcttggttttgggtattttaaattttccgtttatgttttgtcgattactttctaatttagtttaatgcttaatttagttttattaatttctgagtttaatttattagtcttttacattccaatccaacaaacaaaaaaattcaaaagacatgaatctagtccatgactagtaccctttttcatccattgcatatactatcatattattttctctttgtgaagtttttcacattttttcaacaagtttaattttaagcaacttttccctgaggagacgatctaggaatttattcctaattattacacgacatcctcctgcacttgggatagcattagtgctactcatttttgagtgagtcacggTGCCCTCCCAATTGTAAGTTTGTGACTTTTATCTTCAATGAATCTGTCCCTAATATACAATAGCATTCTCATATATAGAACTTGCCCATGAAAAATATATGCACTCTAACTTTGTGGATCAGCtaaataatgtttgaaaaatgaacaGAACATAAGGTTCGACTTTATCACCAATTCAATGATTCAGGGCGTAATGTCGTTGTTTAGCAAACAGTTCCACGTCCATGTTTTTCATTGCAAAAACGTGACCCTATTGCACTTAAATATTAGAGCACTTGAAGATAGTCCCAACATAGATGGAATCCACATAGGGTGATCGACTGAATCCGTGTAATAGACTCAAAGATCGAAATCAGTAATGATTGTATCTCTCTTAATGATGGCAATCAGGATATACTTATCCAAAAAGTAGCTTGTGGATCAGCATAAGAAGTCTTGGTAAGTATGAGAGTGAAGAACCTGTGGTTGGGGTTAAAGTTGTAGATTGCAACCTAAAATATGATGAATGGCGTAAGAATCAAAACATAGTCTGCTTCCCTTCCTGGCACTGCCTCTGATATGCATTTTGAGAACATCTACATGAGAAATGTCAGCAATCCTGTCATCATAGATCAAGTTTATTGCCCATGGAATCAGTGCATGCAAAGTACaggtaattatataatataaagtcagtttcaatttattatcttcttgtttaaagttgaaaaagtatTACTCATATCGCAAGTACTATTTTTGTTATGTTTCTTGGTTCTAGATTCCCTCGAAGATTGAGATTAGCGGGGTTAGCTTCAAAAACATACGAGAAACCTCTCAAACTAAGGTGGCCGTCAAGCTTCTTTGTATCAAGGCAATACCATGCATGTGAAAATGTTGAGATTAGTAATATAGACCTCGTATACCAAGGAAGAAATGGACCTGTGACATCTCAATGTACCAATGTTAATCCCACCATGTCGGGCAAACAGAATTTCTTTCTTGTACTCTTAAATAAATTTGCTAGCTAATTACAAGTTAAGTGTATTTCTGATATAAGTAAAGTGCAGCTTGAGTTTGTATGAAAGTACTATTGGAAAGCTGTTTTGGATTCATCAATGCCAAAACAATGATGCCAtattaacttttatatatatgtataaatacccatttggGGCAGAGCTTATCAGCCTATCTACATATAAATGACCAGATTATAATTACAATCATGCTAATAGTTGTTCAATCttgttttagatttctttttttttttttttttttttaccttcttTTCATGATctccttttaatttttgttttgtgtcTATGATGATCATGGGCGTTAATTGTAGAAATCAATTtcttttggtttctcctttaaAGGAATGAAATGAGGGATGCTAATTATATGGAGGCAGCCTGTTGGTTTACCTctccattttgtttatttttacataGTTTTGCTGCTTTGATGTCAACATAAATCCactatacatatatagtttTGCTGCTTTGATGTCAACATAAATCCactatacatataatatatatttatatatatgtgtgtgtgtgtgtgtgtgtgtgtgtgtgtgttatgtCTGTTTGAAATAGAAATTATGTGGACACAACATACAAGCTGTACTCGGAATTAATCACGAAAACTATTAGCTATATATAGAAACAACAGTACTAATAAttccttttaattaattattagaaaCAACATACGCGTACAAGTGCTACTGgagctaaatatatatattaatgatggATCAACAGATCACTTGAATTAGGTGAAACCGTGCACGCCTTGGAATCATAGATTGCACAACAATTAACAAGTAAttggtttcaagttttaaattaaagGTGCTTAGCCTGTCTactccactatatatatatatatatgatccccaaccaaatcaaatttaaaatctCATACCAATTACTCATCAATAGTACTGATCTCCCATATATACAACCAGCTCGATCGGACCaaacaaaaatctcaacatgAGTTTGAAATTGAATATTGCAACCCTACCAATTCTGTTTCTCCTAGCATCGGTTGCCAATGCCAAACCGGTCGTCTTCAATATTTTGAAGAAGTATGGAGGAAAGGTTAATGAGGATATAACCCTGGTATGCACTCATGCATTCCCAACCGACTTGTATATATTTGCTTCACGTTCTATTAATTAAACTCTGTTTCATGATCAATACTTTTGCACGTAGCCTTTGACAAATGCTTGGAAGGATGCGTGCGCAACGCCAGGTCAGAGTAAAGTTGTGGTACCAGCTGGGACGTACAGGTTGGGCCCAGTGCAGTTAAATGGCCCCTGCAAAGGTCCTATTGAGCTTAAAGTTCGAGGCACCGTAGTGGCTCCAGGTGACCTTAGTTTTTTCAAATGGGGTAGTTGGGTCAGTTTTGAACGTGTCGACCAGTTAACTTTGTCAGGCAATGGAACGTTTGATGGCCAAGGAAAATCTGTTTGGGGTAAATACAATGGTGCCCTCCCAATTGTAAGTTCACGACTTGTACGTTTAATTAATCTTTGGTTAAATTTACCATTCCATTCTTATAAGTCTTACCCATAAAGCAATGTTTACGCTTTGACTTTGTGGAGCTAATTAATAAAGATTAAAATTTGAACAGAATATAAGGTTCGACTTTATCACCAATTCAATGATTCGGGGCATAACGTCGTTGGATAGCAAACAATTTCACTTGCATGTTTTTGCATGCGAAAACGTTACCATATTCCACTTAAATATCAAAGCACCTGGAGATAGCCCCAATACTGATGGAATCCATATGGGGCGGTCAACTAGAATCAATATAATTGATTCAAAGATCGGAACTGGAGATGATTGTATCTCTCTTGGTGATGGCAATCGTGACATACTTATTCAAAAAGTAGCCTGTGGACCTGGCCATGGGATCAGCATAGGAAGTCTTGGTAAATATGAGAATGAAGAACCTGTGGTTGGGGTTAAAGTTGTAGATTGCAACCTAAGAAATACAATGAATGGCGTAAGAATCAAAACATGGCCTGCTTCCCTTCCTGGCGCTGCCTCTAATATGCATTTTGAGAACATCTACATGAGAAATGTCAGCAATCCCGTCATCATAGATCAAGTTTATTGTCCATGGAATCAGTGCAAAGCACaggtaattatataatatagagtCAGTTTCAATTTatcatcttcttttttaatgttGAAAAGGTATTATTCATATCGCTAGTATTTTTGTTATGTTTCTTGTTTCTAGATTCCCTCGAAGATTAAGATTAGCCAGGTTAGCTTCAAAAACATACGAGGCACATCTCAAACTAAGGAGGCCATCAAACTTTTATGCAGCAATGAAATACCATGTGAGAATGTGGAGATTACTGATATAGACCTCGCATACCAAGGAAGTGATGGCCCTGCAACATCCCAATGTACTAATGTCAATCCCACCATTTTGGGCAAACAGAATCCTCCTGCTTGTActctaaaataatttgttaGCTAAGTGTGGTGAGTTGAATATCTGTATTTGTAATATAAGCGAACTGCATGTTtgtgtaagagttttatttaaactctatgtctcacacacccatcttaatagaatttgaaatagctcaaGTTTATCAGATAAAATATGAGTGATAACGGGTTAAGAAaaatcctaagagataagattaaaactctatatctctaattatagtcagatacaaactctgagatttcttgatggtcagaaatctataaatagcactgaggggttaaagggttctcacctacaacattagagtgccttttgccatcgtgagacacttgtgagACAAGGTTGTTAAGGTGATCCTTCCCTCATAGCTAgatctaattcttcatcaaactaaTGATAAAGGTacgcatttatttattactgtttattattgtggatcatataaaatcgaagatccgtttattaatattcatgttaaaatatctaacatgtggtatcagagctttaggTTGTAGATATTTTATGATCTCAATAAAATATGCAGTAAATATATGCTTTCGTATATTGTGATTTTACTATGTTACGAAAGACTAAAAACTTTTGGTTTTACGAtttgagagatttttttttttttttttatgatcgtatttttttcttttacatctaTTCTGTGAAAGACCCAAACAATGAAAATAAGCACATGCATTTCGGTGTTCTTATTTCTGCTTTTACCGTGTTGTGCCTGTgctggggagagagaaaaactcTCATAGTTGTTCACGATTCCAACTCCTTGAttgggttttattttactttcctGTGTATTGTTTAACAATATTGTGAATTGAGAAACCATGAGTCGCCGAGGCTGCGTTATATGAAAGTTTAGAGGTTCTGTGTTGGAGAAAAGAGCCTTGTAACAGTGAGCTGTAGGGGCAGCTGCTGGGTGTGAGGCAGAGCACCGTGTATGGTGGCCGGTGGTTCTACATTCAACGGTGTAAAGGAGGTGGCTGGGCGGCACAGTGGGGCTGAAAATTCCCGAATGGGTGCCGCCCCTACCTGTTCAAGCTCCCATCGGCTGAAGGGATGTCAGCGTCTCGAGGAGGCTGAGAACCTCCTCGTTGGAGTTTCTGTAACGGCGGCAGAGGGCTCTAAAGCCCACTGCCGCGGCAGTTcccaagaaaatatatatatatatatatataggggaaCAACATGACCTGGAGGTTGACGGTAGGGGGTGGACGGAAAAACCTTGCCGGCCTCTCCTCATCGGTGACGCCTGTACTTGAGCTGGAAGTTGCTGCTGAGGCTTGATGAGCGGCGGCTGGAGGttgaagaaaaggaaactagggtTTCCTTTCCTTTCAGCTCATAAGGAAGGGCTTATGGGCCGGGTCGTGGGC
The genomic region above belongs to Carya illinoinensis cultivar Pawnee chromosome 4, C.illinoinensisPawnee_v1, whole genome shotgun sequence and contains:
- the LOC122306556 gene encoding polygalacturonase-like produces the protein MSLKLNIATLPILFLLASVANAKPVVFNILKKYGGKVNEDITLPLTNAWKDACATPGQSKVVVPAGTYRLGPVQLNGPCKGPIELKVRGTVVAPGDLSFFKWGSWVSFERVDQLTLSGNGTFDGQGKSVWGKYNGALPINIRFDFITNSMIRGITSLDSKQFHLHVFACENVTIFHLNIKAPGDSPNTDGIHMGRSTRINIIDSKIGTGDDCISLGDGNRDILIQKVACGPGHGISIGSLGKYENEEPVVGVKVVDCNLRNTMNGVRIKTWPASLPGAASNMHFENIYMRNVSNPVIIDQVYCPWNQCKAQIPSKIKISQVSFKNIRGTSQTKEAIKLLCSNEIPCENVEITDIDLAYQGSDGPATSQCTNVNPKIGSQTDLLNRSGSDPDRSD